In the genome of Methanobrevibacter gottschalkii DSM 11977, the window AATTATTTTTAAAAATCTTAGGATAATAAATTTACATGGTTGTTATAAATTATAAGTTATAGGGGTGAAATTGTTGTATTCAATAAAATCAGTAAAAGAAATTCAAGATTTAAATCCATTCATAGTAGTAGGTTGTGGTGGAGGAGGTGAAAAATTCTCCAATCTTGAAGGGGTAGAAACTGTTGGATTCATAGATGATAATGTTAAAAAACAAGGAAAAGAATTCTGTGGCTATATTGTAGCAGGTAGCTTGGATGAAAGTCTTAAACATGCAAAAAACGCAAAGTCATTAGTTATTATGCTTCCTATTGGTGCAGAGGGTTCAGCTTTAAAATATGCAGTTCAGGCTATTGATGCAGGATTAAATGTTATCACTTCATTTAGATCATTATCCATAACTGAAAACATTTCTTTAAAAAAATTTGCTGATGCAAAAGGTGTTGTAATCAAAGACATTGGTCCTAGATTGGACGTTGTTAAAACAATTGCAGGTGTTGCTCCTAAAAAGTCTTGTGAGGTATTACCAAAAATTTCATATGAATCAAAAGCACCAGTAATCTTCGTTGGAGGGACTTCCCAGGAATGCGGGAAAAGAACCACTACAAAAAAATTAGGTATTGCAAGCATGAAAAGAGGATTGACTCCTGCCATTATATCTACTGATGAGATGGGATTGGAAGAACCTACTGATTTTAACTTTAGGGCTGGAAGTTTATCTGCAATGGATGTTCCAGCAGCAGTATTATCTGCAATTAAATACGCAGAAGAAACAAAACAACCGGATATTATTTTCATTGAAGGTCAATCCAGTTTGACTGAAAAAGGAAATCCTCACCCAAGAGGATTGTCTGCAGCCATATTAATTGGTGCAGCTCCTGATGCCGTTATTGTTGGACACAGACCAAACCACCCATACAGAGAACCTAGAGGTATTGAAGAAGAAATCAGAGCTATTGAAGCTGTTGAACCTACTAAGGTTGTTGGTTTGTCCATCAACCTTAAAAATGCTGACCTGGATTTATGTCCTGAATTCTTCGAATCCAAATACAATTTACCTGCTGAGGATGTTTATAACAATGGTGCTGATAAATTATTAGATGCGATATTCGAATATTTAGGGGAGTAATTTAAATGAGCTTTATGGATAATTTAAAAAGAAGTTTAGGCTATGAAGAAACAGAAGATAGTGAAAAAAAAGAAGGTGGAAGTTTTAACTTTTCTGAATTTGTAAATGATTTTACTAAATCTGTTAAAAATTCAAGAGAACAGTATAAACAATCAAAACAACAGGAAACTGCACAACAACAATACAGGCCGGCTCCTGAACCACAACAAGCTCATAGAACAGCTCCAGTTTACGATGATTTTGATGATGATTTTGTGATTACTCCAGAACAATCTTTTTATGAAATCGTACTGATTAGGCCAAAAACTCTTGATGACATCAATTATATGGTTGACCAAATCCTCGAAGAGAAAAATCCCATCATTGTTGATTTATCCTTTTTGGAAAAAGAAAGTGAAGCCAACTTTAAATTAGCAGGAGATAAAATTAGACAAATGAGAACAAAATATGGTGCTCAGGCATTATTACTTACACGCTCTGAAGATAAGAA includes:
- a CDS encoding DUF1611 domain-containing protein, whose amino-acid sequence is MYSIKSVKEIQDLNPFIVVGCGGGGEKFSNLEGVETVGFIDDNVKKQGKEFCGYIVAGSLDESLKHAKNAKSLVIMLPIGAEGSALKYAVQAIDAGLNVITSFRSLSITENISLKKFADAKGVVIKDIGPRLDVVKTIAGVAPKKSCEVLPKISYESKAPVIFVGGTSQECGKRTTTKKLGIASMKRGLTPAIISTDEMGLEEPTDFNFRAGSLSAMDVPAAVLSAIKYAEETKQPDIIFIEGQSSLTEKGNPHPRGLSAAILIGAAPDAVIVGHRPNHPYREPRGIEEEIRAIEAVEPTKVVGLSINLKNADLDLCPEFFESKYNLPAEDVYNNGADKLLDAIFEYLGE
- a CDS encoding cell division protein SepF, whose product is MSFMDNLKRSLGYEETEDSEKKEGGSFNFSEFVNDFTKSVKNSREQYKQSKQQETAQQQYRPAPEPQQAHRTAPVYDDFDDDFVITPEQSFYEIVLIRPKTLDDINYMVDQILEEKNPIIVDLSFLEKESEANFKLAGDKIRQMRTKYGAQALLLTRSEDKNLIILSPRKVKLVNKG